The Candidatus Polarisedimenticolia bacterium genome window below encodes:
- the yajC gene encoding preprotein translocase subunit YajC, which produces MLVWGFMAPPPGQGQTNAWLQMVPLVVIFVIFYFLLIRPARTRQKQVQKMLDSLKTGDKVVTSGGLLGTVVGLDTGIVQLRISDKVKVDVTRSSIVGLQDQETSARTES; this is translated from the coding sequence GTGCTGGTCTGGGGATTCATGGCGCCGCCGCCGGGGCAGGGTCAGACCAACGCCTGGCTGCAGATGGTCCCGCTCGTCGTCATCTTCGTCATTTTCTACTTCCTGCTGATCCGACCGGCCAGGACCAGACAGAAACAGGTTCAGAAGATGCTGGACTCGCTCAAGACCGGCGACAAGGTCGTCACCTCGGGAGGGCTCCTGGGGACGGTGGTCGGACTCGACACGGGCATCGTGCAGCTCCGGATCTCCGACAAGGTCAAGGTGGACGTCACGCGGAGCTCGATCGTAGGTCTGCAGGACCAGGAAACGTCCGCCCGGACGGAATCGTGA
- the secD gene encoding protein translocase subunit SecD — MNLDIRWRLLITLAIVVVSCLVLYPPAGKIHLGLDLKGGIHMVMRVKTDDAVRAEIDLSQERIRAALGEKGLAPQRVAPDGINALLLDGVDPARTGEVRDLLGRQFPQFQISAPGPGSLRAQLKPADEAGIRDSAVRQALETIRTRVDRFGVAEPTIQRQGTGARADRILVQLPGVEDPERVKDLIGSPAFLEWKLVKVPPGVVADQFRPPDNAEALAKMFGGTLPEDVEALPQDLVGQDGKPLQVFWPVTKNSPITGNDLKNARRDQDRFGGPAVNFLLTADAGRRFQDLTRKNQGQLLAILLDRKIISAPRINAVIADSGIIEGGNFTLESSEDLALKLRSGALPAGMEVLEERTVGPSLGADSVRQGIVASIIGSILVVLFMLVYYRMSGANAVFALACNVLILLSAMAYFKSTLTLPGIAGIALTIGMAVDANVLVFERIREEMRNGRTVKASIGAGFEKALTTIVDSNLTTLIPAFFLYAKGTGPVRGFALTLSVGILANLFTAVFVSRALFDALLTLRPRMDRLSI; from the coding sequence ATGAATCTCGACATTCGCTGGCGCCTTCTCATCACCCTCGCGATTGTGGTCGTGTCCTGCCTGGTCCTCTATCCGCCGGCCGGGAAGATCCATCTGGGCCTGGACCTGAAGGGCGGCATCCACATGGTGATGCGCGTGAAGACGGACGATGCCGTCCGGGCGGAGATCGATCTGTCGCAGGAGCGCATCCGCGCGGCCCTGGGGGAGAAGGGCCTGGCGCCGCAGCGCGTTGCACCCGACGGAATCAACGCCCTGCTCCTGGACGGCGTCGATCCGGCGCGCACCGGAGAGGTCCGGGATCTCCTGGGGCGGCAGTTCCCGCAATTCCAGATTTCGGCTCCCGGGCCGGGCAGCCTGCGGGCCCAATTGAAGCCGGCCGATGAAGCGGGCATCCGCGATTCCGCGGTCCGGCAGGCCCTGGAGACCATCCGCACGCGCGTCGACCGCTTCGGAGTCGCCGAGCCCACCATCCAGCGGCAGGGGACGGGGGCGCGCGCCGACCGCATCCTGGTCCAGCTTCCGGGGGTCGAGGATCCGGAGCGGGTCAAGGACCTCATCGGCTCGCCGGCCTTCCTGGAATGGAAGCTGGTGAAGGTTCCGCCCGGCGTCGTGGCGGACCAGTTCCGGCCACCGGACAATGCGGAGGCGCTGGCCAAGATGTTCGGCGGCACGCTCCCCGAAGACGTGGAGGCCCTGCCTCAGGACCTGGTCGGCCAGGACGGCAAGCCGCTCCAGGTCTTCTGGCCGGTCACGAAGAACTCGCCGATCACCGGGAATGATCTGAAGAACGCGCGCCGCGACCAGGATCGTTTCGGCGGGCCGGCGGTCAATTTCCTGCTGACGGCGGACGCCGGGAGGCGCTTCCAGGACCTGACGCGCAAGAACCAGGGGCAGCTTCTCGCCATCCTCCTGGACCGGAAGATCATCTCCGCGCCGCGCATCAACGCCGTCATCGCGGACTCGGGGATCATCGAGGGGGGCAACTTCACGCTGGAAAGCTCCGAGGACCTGGCGCTCAAGCTGCGCTCCGGAGCGCTTCCCGCCGGCATGGAGGTCCTCGAGGAGCGCACCGTCGGACCGTCGCTCGGCGCCGACTCGGTCCGGCAAGGCATCGTCGCGTCGATCATCGGGTCGATTCTCGTCGTGCTCTTCATGCTGGTGTACTACAGGATGTCCGGCGCGAACGCGGTGTTTGCGCTGGCATGCAACGTCCTGATCCTGCTGTCGGCCATGGCCTACTTCAAATCGACCCTGACCCTGCCCGGAATCGCCGGGATCGCGCTCACCATCGGCATGGCGGTCGACGCCAACGTGCTGGTCTTCGAGCGCATCCGCGAGGAGATGCGCAACGGGCGGACCGTGAAGGCGTCGATCGGCGCCGGGTTCGAGAAGGCGCTCACCACCATCGTCGACAGCAACCTGACGACGCTCATTCCGGCGTTCTTCCTGTACGCCAAGGGGACCGGTCCGGTGCGCGGCTTCGCCCTGACCCTGAGCGTCGGCATCCTGGCCAACCTGTTCACGGCCGTGTTCGTGTCGCGCGCCCTGTTCGATGCGCTTCTGACTCTCCGGCCGAGGATGGACCGGCTGAGCATCTGA